The Ictidomys tridecemlineatus isolate mIctTri1 chromosome 6, mIctTri1.hap1, whole genome shotgun sequence genome includes a region encoding these proteins:
- the LOC101969883 gene encoding glycerol-3-phosphate dehydrogenase, mitochondrial yields MAFQKAVKGTVLVGGGTLATILGLSQFSHYRRKQVNLAYVEAAEYFSEPVNREPPSREAQILTLKNTPEFDILVIGGGATGSGCALDAVTRGLKTALVERDDFSSGTSSRSTKLIHGGVRYLQKAIMKLDIEQYRMVKEALHERANLLEIAPHLSSPLPIMLPIYKWWQLPYYWVGIKLYDLVAGSNCLKSSYVLSKSRALEHFPMLQKDKLVGAIVYYDVLDGATNWNKLP; encoded by the coding sequence ATGGCATTTCAAAAGGCCGTGAAAGGGACTGTTCTTGTTGGAGGGGGTACACTTGCTACCATCTTAGGACTTTCTCAGTTCAGTCATTACAGAAGGAAACAAGTGAACCTGGCCTATGTGGAAGCAGCAGAGTACTTTTCAGAACCTGTTAACAGGGAACCTCCTTCCAGGGAAGCTCAAATACTAACTTTGAAGAACACACCTGAATTTGATATCCTTGTTATCGGAGGAGGAGCAACAGGCAGTGGCTGTGCACTAGATGCCGTCACCAGAGGACTAAAAACAGCCCTTGTAGAAAGAGATGATTTCTCATCAGGGACCAGCAGCAGAAGCACTAAATTGATCCATGGTGGAGTGAGATATCTTCAGAAGGCCATCATGAAGTTGGATATTGAGCAGTATAGGATGGTAAAAGAAGCCCTTCATGAGCGTGCCAACCTACTAGAAATTGCTCCCCATTTATCATCTCCATTACCTATAATGCTTCCAATTTACAAATGGTGGCAGTTACCTTACTACTGGGTAGGAATCAAGCTGTACGATCTGGTTGCAGGAAGTAATTGCCTGAAGAGCAGTTATGTCCTCAGCAAATCAAGAGCCCTTGAGCATTTCCCCATGCTTCAGAAGGACAAACTGGTAGGAGCTATTGTCTACTATGATGTATTGGACGGAGCCACAAATTGGAACAAGTTGCCATGA